A portion of the Periophthalmus magnuspinnatus isolate fPerMag1 chromosome 2, fPerMag1.2.pri, whole genome shotgun sequence genome contains these proteins:
- the LOC117382566 gene encoding beta-1,3-galactosyltransferase 1-like: protein MPSKVSCLYLLTVVCWASALWYLSVSRSSSSYVGQVTIPVRKTPKVNKNNTFSNIRTRSLNPHDFGYLINEEKKCDNDTPFLIILISTTHKEFDARQAIRETWGDESAMTDVRVVTLFLLGRSTDTVLNQMVEQESQIFHDIVVEDFIDSYHNLTLKTLMGMRWVATFCSKAQYVLKTDSDIFVNMENLIYSLLKPTTKPRRRYFTGYVINGGPIRDMRSKWYMPRDLYPESKYPPFCSGTGYVFSADVAELIYKTSLHTRLLHLEDVYVGVCLRKLGIHPFQNSGFNHWKMAYSLCRYRRVVTVHQISPEEMHRIWNDMTSKKHLKC from the coding sequence ATGCCTTCTAAGGTCTCCTGCCTCTACCTCCTCACAGTGGTTTGCTGGGCCAGCGCTCTATGGTACCTGAGTGTGTCCCGATCCTCCAGCTCCTATGTGGGACAGGTGACCATTCCTGTCCGCAAGACGCCCAAAGTCAACAAGAACAACACCTTCTCCAACATCAGGACTCGCTCTCTTAACCCCCACGACTTTGGATACCTCATCAACGAGGAGAAGAAGTGTGACAATGACACGCCTTTCCTGATCATCCTCATCAGCACCACCCACAAAGAGTTTGACGCTCGTCAGGCCATCAGGGAGACCTGGGGGGACGAGAGCGCCATGACTGATGTCCGAGTGGTCACTCTGTTCTTACTGGGCCGCAGTACAGACACTGTCCTCAACCAGATGGTGGAGCAGGAGAGTCAGATCTTCCACGACATTGTGGTAGAGGACTTCATCGACTCGTACCACAACCTGACTCTAAAGACGCTGATGGGGATGCGCTGGGTGGCCACCTTCTGCTCCAAGGCTCAGTACGTCCTAAAAACAGACAGCGACATCTTCGTGAACATGGAGAACCTGATCTACAGCCTCCTGAAGCCGACCACCAAGCCCAGGAGGAGGTACTTCACGGGCTACGTCATTAACGGTGGCCCGATCAGAGACATGCGCAGTAAGTGGTACATGCCCCGGGACCTGTACCCCGAGAGCAAATACCCCCCGTTCTGCTCAGGCACAGGATACGTGTTTTCTGCAGACGTGGCCGAGCTCATCTACAAGACGTCGCTCCACACCAGACTGCTGCACCTGGAGGACGTGTACGTGGGAGTGTGTCTGCGCAAACTGGGAATACACCCTTTTCAGAACAGCGGCTTTAACCACTGGAAGATGGCCTACAGCCTCTGCCGCTACCGCAGAGTGGTCACCGTCCATCAGATCTCGCCTGAAGAGATGCATCGAATCTGGAACGACATGACCAGCAAGAAGCACCTCAAATGTTAG